Proteins found in one Primulina eburnea isolate SZY01 chromosome 16, ASM2296580v1, whole genome shotgun sequence genomic segment:
- the LOC140816842 gene encoding uncharacterized protein, which translates to MSKRSIIDYFIQKNNEQLSKTSNDHLQSSSRSTLKTKKLKPDNEVALDPLEGNNSYYERDPGKRIRIWEYPCDKQDDVRREYVGMGPYQPIYEYPLVDFKHQKRSFQSSWFVKFPWLEFSKIKESAYCFPCYLFDVPSSYQKKFTVEGFKNWKRVNCKTCPLKRHEGDCNSLHSTAMQKWEGLKNVSQHIDRRMNKQSENIVKQNRLLIRTSIRAIRWLALQGCAFRGHDESVDSHNRGNFIELVKFQGELCKEIGDIILDKASKNAKYTSPSIQQEILKIIADLVRSKIRDEVGDAKFCILVDEATDESHRSQMAIVLRYVDCDGFVRERFFEVVGVDDTNSLTLKTHIRSILTQHKLLIENMRGQGYDGASNMRGEWNGLQALFLKDCPFAYYIHCFAHRLQLTLVAAAKEVSDVWLFFSKLSSIVNFVGSSSKRHSQLKSIREDEIIDLIEYGELGTGTGVNQVSTLQRPGSTRWSSHYASVSRVIELFGSVCTLLEDFVGGKSVFSIRAEAKGFAEKKSRHSECNEFSHDYKIAFPENAR; encoded by the exons ATGTCAAAAAGAAGCATTATCGATTATTTCATCCAAAAAAACAATGAGCAGTTGtcaaaaacttcaaatgatCATCTTCAGTCAAGTTCAAGATCTACATTGAAAACCAAAAAACTCAAACCTGACAATGAAGTTGCTCTCGATCCATTAGAAGGAAATAATTCATATTATGAGCGTGATCCTGGGAAACGAATTAGAATATGGGAATATCCATGTGATAAACAAGATGATGTTCGAAGAGAATATGTTGGTATGGGACCATATCAACCTATATATGAATATCCACTTGTTGATTTTAAGCATCAAAAACGTAGTTTTCAGTCTTCTTGGTTCGTAAAGTTTCCATGGCTCGAGTTTTCTAAAATAAAAGAAAGTGCATATTGTTTCCCGTGTTATCTTTTTGATGTTCCTTCATCATATCAAAAGAAATTTACGGTTGAAGGATTTAAGAATTGGAAAAGAGTGAATTGCAAAACATGTCCACTGAAAAGACATGAAGGAGATTGCAATTCATTACATAGTACTGCTATGCAAAAATGGGAGGGCTTGAAAAATGTATCTCAACATATCGATAGAAGGATGAATAAACAATCTGAGAATATTGTAAAGCAAAACAGATTGCTTATAAGGACATCGATTAGAGCTATAAGATGGCTAGCATTACAAGGGTGTGCATTTAGAGGACATGATGAGTCTGTAGATTCTCATAATCGTGGAAATTTTATTGAACtcgtcaaatttcaaggagaaTTGTGCAAAGAAATTGGTGATATTATCTTAGATAAAGCATCTAAAAATGCCAAGTATACATCACCATCAATTCAACAGGAGATTCTAAAAATTATTGCCGATCTTGTGCGAAGTAAAATCCGTGATGAAGTAGGGGATGCTAAATTCTGTATTCTTGTTGATGAAGCAACTGATGAATCTCATAGATCACAAATGGCTATTGTTTTGCGATACGTAGATTGTGATGGATTTGTTAGGGAGAGATTTTTTGAAGTTGTTGGTGTTGATGATACTAATTCTTTGACTTTGAAAACACATATACGTAGTATCTTGACACAACATAAGCTTTTGATTGAAAATATGCGAGGTCAAGGATACGATGGTGCTAGCAACATGCGGGGAGAATGGAATGGATTACAAGcattatttctcaaagattgtcCGTTTGCATATTATATTCATTGTTTTGCTCACCGACTGCAACTTACATTAGTTGCAGCAGCTAAAGAGGTATCAGATGTATGGctatttttttccaaattgaGTTCAATTGTCAATTTTGTGGGTTCTTCTTCAAAGAGACACTCTCAATTGAAATCAATTCGAGAAGATGAAATCATTGATTTGATAGAATATGGAGAACTTGGAACTGGTActggagttaatcaagttaGTACTTTGCAACGACCTGGATCTACTCGATGGAGTTCACATTACGCTTCAGTTAGTCGAGTTATTGAATTGTTTGGTTCAGTTTGTACACTTCTAGAAGATTTCGTGGGGGGAAAGTCTGTCTTTAGTATACGTGCGGAGGCTAAAG GCTTTGCAGAGAAAAAATCAAGACATTCTGAATGCAATGAGTTTAGTCACGACTACAAAATTGCTTTTCCAGAAAATGCGAGATGA
- the LOC140815976 gene encoding uncharacterized protein, translating into MELNTRFTEQSIELLTLCEALNPNDGFKSFSESAIYSLIDKFYPNDFSKDDMKHLKTQLDHYKLDVFEDPRFKDVDSLPKLCRLLVETKKSRIYFIIDRLIRLVLTLPVSTTTTERAFSGMKLLKTPLRNKMEQEYLNNAMVLYIEREIARDIDIDYIIDRFDLLKNRRLRLK; encoded by the coding sequence ATGGAATTGAATACACGATTTACTGAGCAATCAATAGAGCTTCTCACTCTTTGTGAAGCCTTGAATCCCAATGATGGCTTCAAATCATTCTCTGAAAGTGCTATTTATTCTTTAATCGATAAATTTTATCCCAATGATTTTTCCAAAGATGACATGAAACATTTGAAGACTCAATTGGATCATTACAAGCTTGATGTATTTGAAGATCCAAGGTTTAAAGATGTTGATTCTCTTCCTAAATTATGCCGACTACTAGTTGAAACAAAGAAGTCAaggatttatttcattattgaTAGACTGATTCGTTTAGTCTTGACTCTTCCAGTTTCCACTACTACAACTGAGAGAGCATTTTCAGGGATGAAACTTCTCAAGACACCACTTCGCAACAAAATGGAGCAAGAATATTTAAACAATGCAATGGTTTTGTATATTGAGAGAGAGATTGCTCGTGATATTGATATAGATTACATAATTGATAGATTTGATCTTTTGAAAAATCGAAGGTTGCGACTAAAGtag